The nucleotide sequence TGCGGCGCAGGCGGCGAACTATCCATTCTGCACCATCGAGCCGAATGTAGGCCGGGTCGCCGTGCCCGATCCGCGCATGGAAAAGCTGGCAACCGCGGCGAAATCCCAGAAAGTCGTGCCGACCAGCCTGGAATTCGTGGACATTGCCGGTCTGGTGCGCGGTGCCTCGCGCGGTGAAGGTCTGGGCAACCAGTTCCTGGGCAATATCCGCGAAGTGGATGCCATCATCCATGTGCTGCGCTGCTTCGAAGATGACGACATCACGCATGTCGAAGGCAGTGTCGATCCGGTGCGCGATGCGGAAACCGTCGAGACCGAGCTGATGCTCGCTGATCTGGAAAGCCTGGAGAAGCGCGTGCCATTGCTTCAGAAAAAAGCCCGCGGCAACGACAAGGAAGCCGCAGCCCAGCTGGAACTGATCGAGCCGATCATCACCGCGCTGCAAGCCGGTCAGCCTGCCCGCACCGCCATCCCTGCGGATCAGCGTGTCGCCGCATCCCGCCTGCAACTGATGACGTCAAAGCCCGTGCTGTATGTCGCCAATGTCGAGGAGGCCTCCGCCGCCACCGGCAATGCGATTTCCGCCCGGGTCGCGGACCTCGCCGCCCGGCAGGGAACCCGTTCCGTGGTCATCTCCGCCGCGATCGAGGCCGAAGTCAGCCAGCTGGGCGATGA is from Granulibacter bethesdensis and encodes:
- the ychF gene encoding redox-regulated ATPase YchF; protein product: MGFNCGIVGLPNVGKSTLFNALTATVAAQAANYPFCTIEPNVGRVAVPDPRMEKLATAAKSQKVVPTSLEFVDIAGLVRGASRGEGLGNQFLGNIREVDAIIHVLRCFEDDDITHVEGSVDPVRDAETVETELMLADLESLEKRVPLLQKKARGNDKEAAAQLELIEPIITALQAGQPARTAIPADQRVAASRLQLMTSKPVLYVANVEEASAATGNAISARVADLAARQGTRSVVISAAIEAEVSQLGDEDRTEFLAGLGLVDSGLDRVIRAGYDLLGLLTYFTCGPKETRAWTIEQGTRAPQAAGVIHGDFERGFIAAEVIGYDDYITLGGEAGAKEAGKARVEGKEYVVKDGDVILFRFNV